From the genome of Streptomyces sp. JH34:
GACGCCGGACAGCCGTACCTCGCGGTCGTGGACTACGCGCACAAGACCGACGCCGTCGAGTCCGTCCTGCGGTCCCTGCGGAAGGTCACCGAGGGCCGGGTGCACATCGTGCTCGGCTGCGGTGGCGACCGGGACACGACGAAGCGCGGCCCGATGGGCGCCGCCGCGGCCCGGCTGGCCGACACCGCCGTACTGACCTCCGACAACCCCCGCTCCGAGGACCCCCTCGCGATCCTCGCCGCGATGCTCTCCGGCGCCGCCGAGGTACCCGTCCACGAGCGCGGCGACGTGCTCGTCGACGCCGACCGGGCGGCGGCCATCGCCGCCGCGGTCGCCCGGGCCGAGCCCGGCGACACCGTGCTGGTGGCCGGAAAGGGACACGAACAGGGGCAGGACATCCACGGCGTGGTACGTCCCTTCGACGACCGCAAGGTCCTGCGCGAGGCCATCGAGCGCTCGGGACGCACAGGCGCCGGGCACGCCTCACCGGGCCGCGTACACACCCACGAGAACAACAGTCAGGGATGACCAAGTGATCGCCCTTTCCCTCGCCGAGATCGCCGGAATCGTCGGCGGGCAGCCGCACGACGTACCGGACCCGTCCGCCACCGTCACCGGCCCCGTCGTCATCGACTCCAGGGAGGTGCGGCAGGGCTCCCTGTTCGCCGCGTTCGCGGGCGAGCGGGTCGACGGCCACGACTACGCGGAGCGCGCCGTCGAGGCGGGTGCCGCGGCCGTGCTCGCGGCCCGCCCCGTCGGCGTCCCGGCGATCGTCGTCGACGACGTCGTGGCCGCCCTCGGCGCCCTCGCGCGCGCCGCCGTCGAACGCCTCGGCACCACCGTCGTCGCGCTGACCGGCTCGGCGGGCAAGACGTCCACGAAGGACCTGATCGCCCAGATCCTGGAACGCAAGGCGCCCACGGTCTGGACACCCGGCTCCCTCAACAACGAGATCGGACTGCCGCTCACCGCGCTGCGCGCCACGGCGGAAACCCGCCATCTCGTGCTCGAGATGGGCGCGCGCGGCATCGGTCACATCCAGTACCTCGCCGGCCTGACGCCGCCTCGGATCGGCCTGGTCCTCAACGTGGGCAGCGCCCACATCGGGGAGTTCGGCAGCCGCGAGGCGATCGCCCAGGCCAAGGGAGAGCTCGTCGAGGTCCTCCCCGAGGACGGCGCCGCGATCCTGAACGCCGACGACCCGCTCGTCCGCGCGATGGCGTCCCGTACAAAAGCCCGGGTGCTCCTCTTCGGAGAGGCCCCGGATGCGGACGTACG
Proteins encoded in this window:
- the murF gene encoding UDP-N-acetylmuramoyl-tripeptide--D-alanyl-D-alanine ligase gives rise to the protein MIALSLAEIAGIVGGQPHDVPDPSATVTGPVVIDSREVRQGSLFAAFAGERVDGHDYAERAVEAGAAAVLAARPVGVPAIVVDDVVAALGALARAAVERLGTTVVALTGSAGKTSTKDLIAQILERKAPTVWTPGSLNNEIGLPLTALRATAETRHLVLEMGARGIGHIQYLAGLTPPRIGLVLNVGSAHIGEFGSREAIAQAKGELVEVLPEDGAAILNADDPLVRAMASRTKARVLLFGEAPDADVRGEDVRLTDDGRPAFALHTPTGCSDVTLRLYGEHHVSNALAAAAVAHELGMSVTEIADALSGAGTLSRWRMEVTERPDGVTVVNDAYNANPESMKAALRALAAMGKARQAAGGRTWAVLGQMAELGDASLAEHDAVGRLAVRLNVSKLVAVGGQEASWLQLGAYNEGSWGEESVHVSDAQAAVDLLRSELRPGDVVLVKASRSVGLEKVALALLETTEGEVAVR